From the genome of Vulgatibacter sp.:
GTAGGGGCCGGTGCGAAGCGCATGGGCCACGGGAAGGGGTGGAGACGGCGATGCCGCGCAACGAGAAGACCCAGACCCTGGTGATCGTCGAGTCGCCGACCAAGGCGAAGACGATCCGGAAGTTCCTGCCGCCGGGCTACCGGGTGGAGGCCTGCATGGGCCACGTCCGGGACCTGCCCACCAGCGCGGCGGAGATTCCGGAGAAGGTGAAGAAGGAGCCCTGGGCCCGCCTCGGCGTCAACGTGGAGAAGGGCTTCGACCCGCTCTACGTCGTCCCCAGGCGCAAGACCAAGGTGGTGCGCGAGCTCAAGGATCTGCTCAAGGATGCAGACCACCTCCTCCTCGCGACCGACGAAGATCGCGAAGGTGAGTCGATCTCCTGGCACCTCCTCGAGGTCCTGAAGCCCAAGGTTCCGTTCGAGCGGCTGGTCTTCCACGAGATCACCAAGGACGCGATCCGCCGCGCCCTCGAGCATCCGCGCAGCCTCGACGACCGCCTGGTGCGGGCGCAGGAGACGCGCCGGATCCTCGACCGCCTGGTGGGCTACGGCCTCTCGCCGCTCCTCTGGAAGAAGATCGCCTTCGGCCTCTCCGCCGGCCGCGTGCAGTCGGTGGCGGTCGACGTGATCGTGCGCCGCGAGCGCGAGCGCATGGCCTTCCGGAAGGCGAGCTACTGGGATCTGCTCGCCACCGTGGCGAAGGGCGAGCGCTTCGACGCGCGCCTGATCCAGGTGGGCGAGGGCCGCGTCGCCACCGGCAAGGACTTCGACGAGAAGACCGGCGCGCTGAAGGTCGAGGGCAAGGTCGTCCACCTCGACGAGGCGAAGGCCCGCGCCCTCGTCGATCGGCTGCGTGGCGTCCCCTTCACCGTGCTCTCGGTGGAGGAGAAGCCCGTCACCCGCAGGCCGCCCCCGCCGCTCATCACCTCGACGATGCAGCAGGAGGCGAACCGCAAGCTGGGGATGAGCGCGCAGGAGACGATGCGCACCGCGCAGTCGCTCTACGAGCGCGGCCTGATCACCTATATGCGTACCGACTCGGTGCACCTCTCCAACGAGGCGATCACCGCGGCGCGCCGCTGCGTCGGCGCCCGCTTCGGCGAGGAGTTCCTCTCCCCCGGCGTGCGGCAGTTCAAGACCAGCACCAAGGGGGCGCAGGAGGCGCACGAAGCGATCCGCCCCTCGGCGGACTTCACCGCGCCGAAGGAGACCGGCCTCACCGGCCGCGACTACGACCTCTACGAGCTGATCTGGATGCGCACCCTCGCCACCCAGATGGCCGACGCGCAGCAGACCCAGATCTCGGTGCGCATCGGCGCCGGCGACGCGGTCTTCTCCGCCAGCGGCATGCGGATCGTCTTCCCGGGCTTCCTCCGCGCCTACGTCGAGGGCTCCGACGACGCGCAGGCTGCGCTCGAGGAGCGCGAGCGCCTCCTCCCGGCGATGAAGCAGGGCGACGTGCTCGCCCTGGAGAAGCTCGTGCCGGAAGGCCACGAGACCAAGCCGCCGGCGCGCTTCACCGAAGCCTCCCTGATCCAGTTCATGGAGAAGGAGGGGATCGGCCGCCCGTCCACCTTCGCCTCGATCGTCGGCACCATCATCGACCGCGGCTACGTGGTGAAGCAGGGCAACCAGCTCGTCCCCACCTTCACCGGCTTCGTGGTGACGGATCTGCTCGAGAAGCATTTCCCCGATCTCGTCGACGTGAACTTCACCTCGTCGATGGAGCAGAGCCTCGACGCCATCGCCGAGGGGCAGCTCGAGCCGCAGCCCTACCTGCACCAATTCTTCCTCGGCGATCGCGGCCTGCAGACCCGGATCGAGAACGAGGCGGACTCGATCGATCCCCGCGACGCCAAGCTGGTGAAGATCGGGGACGGCCTCGAGGGCGTGGAGATCCACGTCGGCAAATTCGGACCCTACCTCGAGGTCCACCAGGACGGCGGCGAGCCCCGCAAGGCCTCGATCCCCGACGACGTGGCGCCGGGGGATCTCTCCCTCGATCGCGTCCACGACATCCTCGAGAAGTACGAGCGGCGCGAGCAGGGGATCGGCGTCGATCCGGCCAGCGGCAAGCCCGTCTTCCTCAAGACCGGCTCCTACGGCCCCTACGTGCAGCTCGGCGACGCCACCGACGAGGAGAAGCCCAAGCGCGCCTCGCTGCCGCCCGGCATCCAGCTCGGCGACGTCGATCTACCGCTGGCCCTGCGGATCCTCGAGCTGCCGCGGCTGCTGGGCACCCACCCGCAGAGCGGCAAGGAGGTCCGGGCGGGCCTCGGCCGCTTCGGCCCCTACGTGGTCCACGACGGCGACTTCC
Proteins encoded in this window:
- the topA gene encoding type I DNA topoisomerase, with product MPRNEKTQTLVIVESPTKAKTIRKFLPPGYRVEACMGHVRDLPTSAAEIPEKVKKEPWARLGVNVEKGFDPLYVVPRRKTKVVRELKDLLKDADHLLLATDEDREGESISWHLLEVLKPKVPFERLVFHEITKDAIRRALEHPRSLDDRLVRAQETRRILDRLVGYGLSPLLWKKIAFGLSAGRVQSVAVDVIVRRERERMAFRKASYWDLLATVAKGERFDARLIQVGEGRVATGKDFDEKTGALKVEGKVVHLDEAKARALVDRLRGVPFTVLSVEEKPVTRRPPPPLITSTMQQEANRKLGMSAQETMRTAQSLYERGLITYMRTDSVHLSNEAITAARRCVGARFGEEFLSPGVRQFKTSTKGAQEAHEAIRPSADFTAPKETGLTGRDYDLYELIWMRTLATQMADAQQTQISVRIGAGDAVFSASGMRIVFPGFLRAYVEGSDDAQAALEERERLLPAMKQGDVLALEKLVPEGHETKPPARFTEASLIQFMEKEGIGRPSTFASIVGTIIDRGYVVKQGNQLVPTFTGFVVTDLLEKHFPDLVDVNFTSSMEQSLDAIAEGQLEPQPYLHQFFLGDRGLQTRIENEADSIDPRDAKLVKIGDGLEGVEIHVGKFGPYLEVHQDGGEPRKASIPDDVAPGDLSLDRVHDILEKYERREQGIGVDPASGKPVFLKTGSYGPYVQLGDATDEEKPKRASLPPGIQLGDVDLPLALRILELPRLLGTHPQSGKEVRAGLGRFGPYVVHDGDFRSLKKEDDVLAVGLDRALELLAQPKGRGRGAAAEPLKTVGNHPADQAPIFLYSGRYGFYVKHGEKTATVSKGEGFDPEKLTLEQAVEALANAPEKKGKAKRSPRAASGAAAKTAKTAKAPKAAAKTAAKATAKKPATRKPGTKKGSAAQDTAD